In Arthrobacter alpinus, a single window of DNA contains:
- a CDS encoding carbohydrate ABC transporter permease, whose amino-acid sequence MLPGRSKLAVAVFLIPPLVLYGLAVLLPIVQSLFLSFFRWDGITDMKFIGLDNYAKMFTRDDVFWTAFGNAIGYLVICLVLQLGGALMVAGLLTGIQRAREVVKTLYLLPAVISTVAIAFLFQRIYSLEPVGLLNQVLDWVGLGGLQTAWLSNVQTVLAAVSIPEGWRFTGLYMLIIYAALLAVPRELEEAARLDGASWWQVFWRIRFQYIRPVWITTTIMATTFALRGFDIPYLLTNGGPGQSSELLTTYMYKTAFVHTDYGYASAISVFIVVECLIAVGLIFLLLRRRDDS is encoded by the coding sequence ATGCTGCCGGGCCGCTCCAAGCTCGCCGTTGCCGTTTTCCTCATCCCGCCCTTGGTGTTGTACGGGCTGGCGGTCCTGCTCCCCATCGTGCAGTCGCTCTTCTTGAGCTTCTTCCGCTGGGACGGCATCACCGACATGAAGTTCATCGGCTTGGACAACTACGCCAAGATGTTCACCCGCGACGACGTGTTCTGGACAGCCTTCGGCAACGCGATCGGCTACCTGGTGATCTGCCTGGTGCTGCAACTCGGCGGTGCGCTCATGGTGGCCGGGCTCCTGACAGGAATCCAGCGAGCCCGCGAAGTGGTGAAGACGCTCTACCTGCTCCCCGCCGTCATCTCCACGGTGGCCATCGCCTTTCTATTCCAGCGAATCTACTCGCTGGAACCGGTGGGCCTGCTTAACCAAGTCTTGGACTGGGTTGGTCTGGGCGGGCTGCAAACAGCCTGGCTCTCCAACGTCCAGACAGTCCTTGCCGCGGTATCCATTCCCGAAGGCTGGCGCTTCACGGGCTTGTACATGCTCATCATTTATGCCGCACTGCTGGCCGTTCCTCGTGAGCTCGAGGAAGCAGCCCGCCTGGATGGCGCCTCATGGTGGCAGGTATTTTGGCGAATCCGTTTCCAGTACATCCGGCCCGTCTGGATTACGACCACGATCATGGCAACGACCTTCGCGCTTCGCGGCTTCGACATCCCCTACCTCCTCACCAACGGAGGCCCCGGGCAGTCCTCGGAACTGCTGACCACCTACATGTACAAGACAGCTTTTGTGCACACCGACTATGGCTACGCCAGCGCGATCTCAGTCTTCATCGTTGTTGAGTGCCTCATCGCCGTGGGCCTTATCTTCCTACTCCTTCGTCGAAGGGACGACTCATGA
- a CDS encoding ABC transporter substrate-binding protein, whose translation MTITKRKTALLAAAVAAALALASCSGAASGTQPNDVDPQGEIVPREISWLLSRPADGGVITAMKEIAAEYATDHPGFSLNLITTPDRPSYIQKYETLAAANKLPELFDTDATPFAQKLASQDRMIDVDTLLTDLDLKKDFREAALNYQRFDDGSLYMVPFEFQLEFFWYNSALFKSAGIETPKSLDDFPQMCKALRAKGITPIALDGQDQWPLERYMAYYPFRMAGPEFIQNLKNGKASFSDPAGKAAAEWLYNLGQAGCFQEGFSSTGYADAQALFTSGKAAVYNIGTWELGNLATQKLDAGVRDSVDYFTLPGIDGAVTEANEYVTPSGIGMAINAKTYDPLVRDFLAFALKKYPEVYAGTGALSPTTTAETTIPADATELYKRSVEQANTVGKSIAMPWDTQLDPATNTRLQQELTLLVQGDIKPEEFITTMDASLAENNNG comes from the coding sequence ATGACAATTACCAAGCGCAAAACCGCCTTATTGGCCGCCGCCGTTGCCGCCGCACTGGCCCTGGCCAGCTGCTCGGGAGCAGCCAGCGGCACCCAGCCAAACGACGTCGACCCTCAGGGCGAGATTGTTCCCCGCGAAATTTCCTGGCTCCTTTCTCGGCCCGCCGACGGCGGCGTCATCACGGCCATGAAGGAAATCGCCGCAGAATACGCCACCGACCATCCGGGATTCTCCCTCAACCTCATCACCACCCCCGACAGGCCCTCGTACATCCAAAAGTACGAAACACTTGCGGCCGCGAACAAGCTGCCCGAACTCTTCGACACGGACGCCACCCCGTTTGCACAGAAGCTGGCCAGCCAGGACCGCATGATCGATGTTGACACGCTGCTAACGGACCTTGACCTGAAAAAGGATTTCAGGGAAGCAGCCCTGAACTACCAGCGCTTCGATGACGGCTCCCTATACATGGTTCCCTTTGAATTCCAGCTCGAGTTCTTCTGGTACAACTCCGCACTGTTCAAGAGCGCCGGCATTGAAACCCCCAAGTCCCTCGATGATTTCCCCCAGATGTGCAAGGCACTCCGGGCGAAAGGCATCACGCCCATCGCACTGGACGGGCAGGATCAGTGGCCGCTGGAACGCTACATGGCGTACTACCCCTTCCGGATGGCCGGCCCCGAATTCATCCAAAATCTCAAGAACGGCAAAGCATCCTTCTCCGATCCGGCAGGCAAAGCCGCAGCCGAATGGCTGTACAACCTGGGCCAGGCAGGATGCTTCCAGGAAGGCTTCTCATCAACCGGTTACGCTGATGCGCAGGCACTCTTCACCTCTGGCAAAGCCGCCGTTTACAACATCGGCACCTGGGAACTGGGCAACCTCGCCACCCAAAAGCTTGACGCCGGCGTCCGTGATTCCGTGGACTACTTCACCCTTCCTGGCATCGATGGGGCCGTCACCGAGGCAAATGAGTACGTGACGCCGTCGGGCATTGGCATGGCCATCAACGCCAAGACCTATGACCCGCTGGTCCGCGACTTCCTGGCCTTCGCCCTCAAGAAGTACCCGGAAGTCTATGCCGGCACCGGCGCCCTTTCCCCGACGACGACGGCCGAAACCACCATCCCTGCCGACGCCACAGAGCTGTACAAACGATCCGTTGAACAGGCCAACACCGTGGGCAAATCCATCGCCATGCCGTGGGACACCCAGCTGGACCCGGCCACGAACACCCGCCTGCAGCAGGAACTGACCCTCCTCGTCCAAGGCGACATCAAGCCCGAAGAGTTCATCACCACCATGGATGCAAGCCTGGCGGAGAACAACAATGGCTAG
- a CDS encoding glycoside hydrolase family 32 protein — MKQRGFYKPTEAWVGDVIPWQEDGVFHLFYLNESRRVPKEGMPWHRVVTENVVDFRETGESIPSAGPASADFNIYTGSIVRDVDGVHHAFYTGQNPANTGADGLALQLVMHATSNDGMQSWQRHDEHTFGATAGYETADWRDPFVFWDEDAQLWRMLITARHTHGAARRRGVIAQCTSEDLLEWKPAAPFYDPRRYIAHECPEVFQWGEWWYLVYSEFSEAFTTRYRMARSLAGPWIVPEHDSLDGRAFYAAKSAARDGRRFFFGWIASREGATDDGAWQWAGTMSVLEAEQRDDGTLAFHPAQELRETFTEQVEDIVPASQLTAPDSYADILTDEDAPDTFRVVARFDIAENTSECGILLRASSDGDEGYSLRLEPKRGRLVFDRWPRRSTGTEQWQISGDVPHAVELERPVTLEPGQHELEVIVDGDLCVATVDNSTVLSTRIYDRPTGRVGVFVGEGDVTVTGFSLFTRDAIAAPSIPEVELVSALS; from the coding sequence ATGAAGCAGCGCGGCTTTTACAAACCAACCGAGGCTTGGGTGGGGGATGTGATCCCCTGGCAGGAAGATGGTGTGTTCCATTTGTTCTACCTGAACGAATCACGCCGAGTCCCCAAAGAGGGCATGCCCTGGCATCGTGTAGTGACTGAGAATGTTGTGGATTTCCGTGAGACAGGTGAGTCGATCCCGTCGGCCGGACCGGCATCTGCGGACTTCAACATTTACACCGGAAGCATTGTGCGCGATGTAGATGGCGTGCACCACGCCTTCTACACGGGCCAGAATCCGGCCAACACCGGCGCCGACGGCCTTGCCCTCCAGCTCGTCATGCATGCCACAAGCAACGATGGCATGCAGTCCTGGCAGCGACACGATGAACACACCTTCGGGGCTACCGCAGGCTACGAAACAGCAGACTGGCGCGACCCGTTCGTCTTCTGGGATGAGGATGCCCAGCTGTGGCGGATGCTCATCACTGCCCGCCACACCCACGGAGCTGCACGGCGTCGAGGTGTGATTGCCCAGTGCACGTCCGAGGACCTGTTGGAGTGGAAGCCGGCCGCGCCCTTTTATGATCCGCGCCGCTACATTGCCCATGAATGCCCCGAGGTGTTCCAGTGGGGGGAGTGGTGGTACCTCGTCTATTCAGAGTTCAGTGAAGCTTTCACCACCCGCTACCGCATGGCACGCAGCCTGGCCGGCCCGTGGATTGTGCCGGAGCACGATTCCCTGGATGGGCGCGCCTTTTATGCTGCGAAGTCGGCCGCCCGGGACGGCCGCCGCTTCTTCTTTGGCTGGATCGCATCCCGCGAAGGCGCCACCGACGACGGTGCCTGGCAATGGGCCGGCACCATGTCAGTTCTCGAGGCCGAACAGCGCGACGACGGTACGCTGGCGTTCCATCCTGCCCAGGAACTGCGGGAGACGTTCACCGAACAGGTGGAAGACATCGTCCCCGCATCCCAGCTCACCGCCCCTGACAGCTACGCGGACATTCTCACTGACGAGGACGCTCCGGACACATTTAGGGTGGTGGCCCGCTTTGACATTGCCGAGAATACGAGCGAATGCGGCATCCTCTTGCGGGCAAGTTCCGACGGCGACGAAGGGTACAGCCTGCGCCTGGAACCGAAACGCGGGCGGCTTGTCTTCGACCGGTGGCCGCGCCGCTCCACCGGCACCGAACAGTGGCAGATCTCCGGCGACGTTCCCCACGCCGTCGAACTTGAGCGGCCCGTCACTCTTGAACCCGGCCAACACGAACTGGAAGTCATCGTAGACGGCGACCTTTGCGTAGCAACCGTTGACAACTCCACTGTCCTGAGCACCCGCATCTACGACCGGCCAACAGGCCGCGTTGGTGTATTTGTCGGCGAGGGAGACGTCACTGTCACCGGGTTTTCACTGTTCACCCGTGACGCCATCGCGGCTCCGTCCATCCCGGAGGTCGAACTCGTTTCCGCCCTGAGCTAG
- a CDS encoding helix-turn-helix transcriptional regulator, translated as MSLADVQEEHPIFAEPFHLRTSFFDTHGAVSWSDHSHHEHELLWVERGSVQVRVQSRLWLLSRGLALWLPSGTVHRVSSDAAVALGATHFNPLSCTDAWDAPMLMSVAPALRELLLHDTQNDMPDEYRARAQQVCIDLLTPASVRRPELLIPTDSRVSRLVNEVLARPRDSRSLEQWAAVLNVSPRTITRIFSVETQMSFAQWRIAVRMREAVTQIMRGRAVQQVSRHLGYSSVSSFVATFRRTIGVTPGTIAAAGESAPLQLSR; from the coding sequence ATGTCTCTGGCGGACGTGCAAGAGGAGCACCCTATTTTCGCCGAGCCGTTCCATCTCCGCACAAGTTTCTTCGACACTCACGGCGCCGTGAGCTGGTCGGATCATTCGCACCACGAGCACGAGCTGTTGTGGGTCGAACGCGGATCGGTTCAGGTGCGTGTGCAGTCACGGCTCTGGCTGTTATCACGTGGCCTGGCGCTATGGTTGCCGTCGGGGACAGTTCACAGAGTGAGTTCAGATGCCGCCGTTGCCCTCGGCGCAACCCACTTCAATCCACTCTCCTGCACCGATGCATGGGATGCTCCCATGCTCATGAGCGTTGCCCCGGCGCTGCGCGAGCTGTTGCTGCACGACACCCAGAACGACATGCCAGATGAATACCGGGCCAGGGCACAGCAGGTTTGCATCGACCTGTTAACTCCCGCTTCCGTTCGCCGACCCGAGCTGCTCATCCCGACCGACTCTCGGGTATCGCGCCTGGTCAATGAGGTGCTCGCCCGTCCCCGTGACTCCCGGTCACTCGAACAATGGGCCGCTGTCCTCAATGTCAGTCCCCGAACCATCACGCGTATTTTCTCGGTCGAGACACAGATGAGCTTCGCACAATGGCGCATCGCTGTGCGCATGCGCGAGGCCGTCACGCAGATCATGCGCGGCCGGGCCGTCCAGCAGGTCAGCAGGCATCTTGGGTATTCCTCCGTCTCGTCCTTCGTTGCGACCTTCCGCCGCACTATCGGGGTCACCCCTGGCACAATTGCGGCCGCTGGAGAGTCGGCACCATTGCAGCTGTCCCGATAG
- a CDS encoding ABC transporter substrate-binding protein: MNKNPRTARRSANLTLVVASILALGLTLTGCNTATKASSESTASTAPASKVPVEAGAYPTTIAHAFGKAVIDKEPERVLTIGISSEDTVIALGVVPVAVPDETWAGDAEGYLPWFREAVADLGAEMPVTLNASDTGELDYEQILDLAPDLILAPYSDINDAAYKRLESIATTVAYANEPFGITSWQEQARIVGQALGRPAATETLIEGAETKLADAAAAHPEFKGKTFAYGMALNEGSTELGFYDKKDGRVTFTEQLGLTMDPDVAEISANRPKDLWYGAVSLEKLDTVTPDIFIAWGDDQATVDRSLANPLLAQWAPLKSGGDIWITDKELARATTSVSIISMGWALDRYVPLLADAIANTK, from the coding sequence ATGAACAAAAACCCACGTACTGCCCGCCGTTCGGCGAATCTAACGCTCGTGGTCGCGAGCATACTCGCGCTGGGCCTCACGCTCACTGGCTGTAACACTGCAACAAAAGCTTCGTCGGAATCAACCGCATCGACGGCTCCTGCCTCTAAGGTGCCGGTCGAAGCGGGCGCATATCCGACAACGATCGCTCACGCCTTCGGAAAGGCCGTCATCGACAAAGAGCCCGAGCGGGTCCTCACGATCGGCATTTCCTCGGAAGACACCGTCATCGCGCTGGGCGTGGTTCCGGTGGCAGTTCCCGACGAAACTTGGGCCGGCGATGCCGAAGGCTACCTGCCATGGTTCCGTGAAGCAGTCGCGGACCTAGGAGCCGAAATGCCCGTGACACTCAACGCCTCCGACACCGGCGAGCTCGACTACGAACAGATCCTGGACCTCGCACCCGACCTCATCCTCGCGCCCTACTCGGACATCAACGACGCCGCCTACAAGCGGCTCGAGTCGATCGCCACCACCGTGGCATACGCCAACGAGCCGTTCGGTATCACCTCGTGGCAGGAACAGGCCAGAATCGTCGGCCAGGCGCTGGGCCGTCCGGCTGCCACCGAGACCCTCATCGAAGGGGCGGAGACCAAGCTGGCGGACGCAGCAGCGGCTCATCCGGAGTTCAAGGGCAAGACGTTCGCTTATGGGATGGCACTCAATGAGGGAAGCACCGAGCTCGGCTTCTACGACAAGAAGGATGGCCGGGTCACGTTCACGGAGCAACTGGGACTGACCATGGATCCTGATGTCGCCGAGATCAGCGCCAACCGGCCCAAGGACCTCTGGTATGGGGCCGTCAGTCTCGAAAAGCTCGATACCGTGACACCCGATATTTTCATTGCCTGGGGCGATGATCAGGCCACCGTTGACAGGAGCCTGGCCAACCCGCTGCTGGCTCAGTGGGCTCCGCTGAAGTCCGGTGGCGACATCTGGATCACCGACAAAGAACTGGCCCGTGCCACCACCAGCGTGAGCATCATCAGCATGGGTTGGGCACTGGATCGCTACGTGCCGCTGTTAGCCGACGCCATCGCGAACACGAAGTAG
- a CDS encoding ABC transporter ATP-binding protein, producing MNTLTETRTATVDSTELRADKVTIGYDKRTISADLSVNIPPGSFTVIIGPNACGKSTLLRALSRLLTPSQGSVMLDGKEISKYHAKEVARRIGLLPQSSISPDGITVADLVGRGRYPHQKLLQQSSHADELAVASALAATHLTELSSRLVDELSGGQRQRVWVAMVLAQQTPLLLLDEPTTFLDIAHQIELMELFSDLHADGHTLVAVLHDLNHAARYATHLIAMKDGKVVAEGPPEEVVTVETVAKVFGIDSVVIADPITGGPLVVPYKNTGRQRGL from the coding sequence GTGAACACTCTCACCGAGACCCGGACCGCCACCGTCGATTCGACAGAACTCCGCGCCGACAAGGTCACCATTGGCTACGACAAGCGAACCATCTCCGCTGACCTGAGCGTCAACATTCCACCCGGTTCCTTCACAGTCATCATCGGCCCCAACGCGTGTGGAAAATCGACCCTGCTGCGCGCACTCTCGCGTCTTCTGACCCCGAGCCAGGGGTCCGTGATGCTTGATGGCAAGGAGATCTCGAAGTACCACGCGAAAGAGGTGGCCCGCCGCATCGGCCTGTTGCCGCAGTCCTCAATCTCACCCGACGGCATCACGGTCGCGGATCTTGTGGGCCGCGGCCGCTACCCACACCAGAAACTTTTGCAACAGTCGTCCCACGCGGACGAGCTGGCAGTGGCCAGCGCGCTCGCCGCCACACACCTGACCGAGCTCTCCTCCCGCCTGGTCGATGAGCTTTCCGGTGGGCAGCGGCAACGAGTTTGGGTGGCGATGGTGCTGGCCCAGCAAACCCCGCTGCTGCTCCTGGACGAGCCCACCACGTTCCTGGACATTGCCCACCAGATAGAACTCATGGAACTCTTCAGCGACCTGCACGCCGACGGGCACACCCTGGTGGCGGTTCTCCACGACCTCAACCATGCCGCACGGTACGCGACGCACCTGATCGCCATGAAGGACGGGAAGGTGGTCGCCGAAGGCCCTCCCGAAGAAGTTGTCACAGTCGAGACGGTGGCCAAGGTGTTCGGCATCGACTCCGTGGTCATCGCCGACCCCATCACCGGAGGCCCGCTGGTGGTTCCCTACAAGAACACGGGGCGGCAAAGGGGACTGTAA
- a CDS encoding FecCD family ABC transporter permease → MTHEQTQLVEHAPPGNGRPQWLLRSSRPPVSMRFDRRALTVGLVMVVLILIIGAYTLTAGASRTPLADVVQALLGNGDRRTEMLVAEWRLPRLLFAIFSGVALGMSGALFQSLTRNPLGSPDVIGFAAGSYTGALLVMLVAGSTGYYMVAAGSLIGGIVTAALVYLLAYRRGVEGFRLIIMGIGVSAVLGSINSYLMLQAKLEDAMSAAAWGSGSLNGLGFDQFWPMLTILVLLVPMALALGPGMRQLEMGDDAAKALGLRTERLRLGVVVVGVALTALVTAAAGPISFIALAAPQIARRLTGAAGIGMIPAALVGALLLTAADVVANSIQLPVGIITVSIGGTYLIWLLVREYRRRK, encoded by the coding sequence GTGACGCACGAACAAACACAACTAGTGGAGCATGCACCGCCAGGAAACGGCCGCCCGCAATGGCTGCTGCGTTCCTCGCGCCCGCCCGTCTCGATGCGATTCGACCGCCGGGCACTCACCGTGGGCCTGGTCATGGTGGTGCTGATTCTGATCATTGGCGCGTACACGCTGACAGCAGGCGCCTCCCGCACCCCGCTCGCCGATGTGGTGCAGGCCCTGCTGGGCAACGGGGACCGGCGCACCGAGATGCTGGTGGCGGAGTGGCGGCTGCCCCGCCTGCTGTTCGCCATCTTCTCCGGCGTGGCGCTGGGCATGAGCGGTGCACTGTTCCAGTCGCTGACCCGCAACCCGTTGGGCAGTCCGGACGTCATTGGATTCGCGGCCGGCTCCTACACCGGGGCGCTGCTGGTCATGCTCGTGGCAGGCAGCACCGGCTACTACATGGTCGCCGCGGGCTCGCTCATCGGCGGCATCGTGACGGCGGCACTGGTCTACCTGCTGGCCTACCGCCGCGGTGTGGAAGGGTTCCGGCTCATCATCATGGGCATCGGCGTCAGCGCCGTGCTCGGCTCCATCAACTCCTACCTGATGCTTCAGGCCAAGCTGGAGGACGCCATGTCCGCAGCCGCCTGGGGTTCCGGGTCACTGAACGGACTGGGCTTTGACCAGTTCTGGCCCATGCTCACCATCCTGGTGCTGTTGGTACCCATGGCACTGGCCCTGGGCCCCGGGATGCGGCAACTGGAGATGGGCGACGACGCTGCCAAGGCACTGGGCCTGCGCACCGAACGGCTACGCCTGGGCGTGGTGGTGGTCGGTGTTGCCCTGACCGCGCTGGTGACCGCAGCGGCCGGACCCATCTCCTTCATTGCGCTCGCCGCCCCGCAGATTGCCCGCCGGCTCACCGGCGCCGCAGGGATTGGCATGATTCCGGCGGCCCTGGTGGGCGCACTATTGCTCACCGCGGCGGACGTGGTGGCGAACTCCATCCAGCTGCCCGTGGGCATCATTACCGTCTCCATAGGCGGAACGTACCTGATCTGGCTTCTGGTCCGCGAATACCGCCGCAGAAAATAG
- a CDS encoding iron chelate uptake ABC transporter family permease subunit, which yields MSSTTALAGEGTPPQPRKTAPSTTLPSGAVRTRTFRTLGLLAAVVLLVVVTIASIMVGARDLTVGTVMNALFNPDGTTEALIIWELRVPRTVVGLVVGPALGLAGALIQAFARNPLADPGILGVNAGAGFFVTIAVGVLGFTDARGYVWFALAGAAVVTVLVYLIGSVGTGVANPVQMTLAGVALSAVLGGVASGISLKNPQAFDNMRYWGAGSIGGRDLEVVAAIAPLIFIGVVLALLVSKPLNALAMGDDVGKALGVSVVGTRVVVVVAVTVLAGGATALAGPIGFIGLMVPHMVRWIVGPDQRWIMAYTLVVSPILLLLADILARIILPSGELRVGLVTAVVGAPILILLARRKKVSGL from the coding sequence GTGAGCAGCACAACTGCGCTGGCCGGTGAAGGCACGCCGCCACAGCCCCGCAAAACAGCGCCGTCCACGACACTGCCCAGTGGCGCCGTGCGCACCCGCACCTTCCGGACGCTGGGCCTGTTGGCCGCCGTCGTCCTGCTGGTGGTGGTCACCATTGCAAGCATCATGGTCGGTGCCCGCGACTTGACCGTGGGCACCGTCATGAATGCCCTTTTCAATCCGGACGGCACCACGGAGGCCCTCATTATCTGGGAACTGCGCGTACCGCGCACAGTGGTTGGACTGGTGGTTGGCCCGGCGCTGGGGCTTGCCGGCGCCCTCATCCAGGCCTTCGCCCGAAACCCCTTGGCCGATCCCGGCATCCTGGGCGTCAATGCCGGGGCGGGCTTCTTTGTCACGATCGCCGTCGGAGTTCTGGGATTCACCGACGCCCGCGGCTACGTGTGGTTCGCACTGGCGGGCGCTGCCGTGGTGACGGTGCTGGTTTATTTGATCGGCTCGGTGGGCACCGGCGTGGCCAACCCGGTTCAGATGACGCTTGCCGGCGTGGCACTGAGTGCAGTGCTGGGCGGTGTGGCCTCGGGCATCAGCCTGAAGAACCCGCAGGCGTTCGACAACATGCGGTACTGGGGTGCCGGATCAATTGGCGGCCGGGACCTGGAGGTTGTTGCTGCGATCGCTCCGCTGATTTTCATCGGCGTGGTCCTGGCCCTGCTCGTGTCCAAGCCACTGAACGCCTTGGCCATGGGCGATGACGTGGGCAAAGCCCTTGGCGTCAGCGTTGTGGGCACCCGGGTGGTGGTGGTGGTGGCCGTCACCGTGCTGGCCGGTGGTGCAACGGCCCTGGCAGGCCCCATCGGTTTCATCGGGTTGATGGTGCCGCACATGGTTCGCTGGATTGTTGGCCCTGACCAGCGGTGGATCATGGCCTACACCCTGGTGGTCTCGCCGATCCTGCTGCTGCTGGCCGACATCCTTGCCAGGATCATTCTGCCCAGCGGAGAGTTGCGCGTGGGGTTGGTGACCGCCGTGGTCGGTGCCCCCATCTTGATCCTGTTGGCACGGCGCAAGAAGGTGAGTGGACTGTGA
- a CDS encoding ABC transporter substrate-binding protein → MSTLTMRAVGAKKKALAALALIAALALSACAPGSADAGKAADAATVGQAEAGAYPVTVKHALGEVTIDQEPQRIAVIGWTTPDIVVALGRVPVAVGKNSYGADDGGYFPWFRDGVKALQGQLPLALPSLERGEIDFEELLDTAPDLILATYSGITAEDYARLSSIAPTVAYPETPWATPLEDNIKLVGQALGVPERAGKLQASLNDTIAAAAKDHPEFQGVTFAYGTVPSDDGTVLFNGPTDTRVQLLEQLGMVLAPGIPELAKASGESSSFNVSLEEMSDLKPDLFVTNVENDAEWKKALTSSSIFANWGPVERGAVVVTSDHAQTMSLSSPSPLSIPWGLANFVEPLSDAIGKLK, encoded by the coding sequence ATGAGCACGTTGACCATGCGCGCCGTCGGCGCCAAGAAGAAGGCCCTGGCCGCACTGGCCCTCATTGCAGCCCTTGCCCTGAGCGCCTGCGCCCCAGGCAGCGCCGACGCCGGAAAGGCAGCCGATGCAGCCACGGTGGGGCAGGCCGAGGCAGGGGCATATCCCGTCACCGTCAAACACGCCTTGGGTGAGGTGACCATTGACCAGGAGCCGCAACGCATCGCCGTCATCGGCTGGACCACGCCCGACATTGTGGTGGCCCTGGGACGTGTTCCCGTTGCGGTGGGCAAGAACAGCTACGGAGCGGACGACGGCGGGTACTTCCCCTGGTTCCGCGATGGCGTCAAGGCGCTGCAAGGTCAGCTGCCCCTTGCACTGCCGAGCCTGGAACGCGGCGAGATTGATTTCGAGGAACTGTTGGACACCGCTCCCGATTTGATTCTGGCAACCTATTCCGGCATCACGGCCGAGGACTACGCCCGGCTGAGTTCGATCGCCCCCACCGTCGCCTACCCGGAAACGCCGTGGGCCACGCCGCTGGAGGACAACATCAAGCTCGTGGGACAGGCCCTGGGCGTGCCGGAACGCGCAGGAAAGCTGCAGGCCTCGCTGAACGACACCATCGCAGCTGCTGCGAAGGACCACCCCGAGTTCCAGGGCGTCACGTTCGCCTATGGAACGGTGCCTTCAGACGATGGCACGGTGCTGTTCAACGGCCCCACAGACACCCGGGTGCAACTCCTGGAGCAGTTGGGAATGGTGCTGGCCCCGGGAATCCCCGAACTTGCCAAGGCCAGCGGCGAATCCTCCAGTTTCAACGTGAGCCTGGAAGAAATGTCGGACCTGAAACCCGACCTCTTCGTGACAAATGTTGAAAACGATGCGGAGTGGAAGAAGGCGCTGACGTCCAGCAGCATCTTCGCCAACTGGGGCCCCGTCGAGCGCGGGGCCGTGGTGGTCACCAGCGACCACGCGCAAACCATGTCCTTGTCCTCACCAAGCCCCCTGAGCATTCCATGGGGCCTGGCCAACTTTGTTGAGCCGCTTTCGGACGCCATCGGCAAGCTCAAGTAA
- a CDS encoding ABC transporter substrate-binding protein, with product MSRTLTATPFRKRGLAAFALIAVLAVSGCSQGSSDAGSANATATASQAEDGAFPVTIKHALGETTIKEEPKRVLVMDSESADTALALGVVPTSISKQTWGGDEQGYFPWTRQAMDKLVDETPETKQFYSESGDLNFEVILDEAPDIILAPYSGFSQEDYARLSEIAPTLPYDNKPWQPSSWQQMTTSIGQALGRPARAAELVTQTEAAVEKVKAGHPEFEGVSFLYGTYLREGETEAAVYGPADPRVKFISDIGLTVAPDVVAGAAKADADSFSFGVSLEKLDTVDADIFIGWASEQSEVDYSLKNPLFSKWSVIAGGKDLWLTDKALSSATQRVSVLGIPWGMDVLVPQLTDTIGKS from the coding sequence ATGTCCCGCACTCTCACTGCCACACCCTTCCGGAAGAGGGGCCTGGCCGCCTTCGCCCTCATCGCGGTTCTAGCGGTCAGCGGCTGCTCCCAAGGCAGCAGCGACGCCGGTTCGGCAAATGCAACGGCCACTGCCAGCCAGGCTGAAGACGGCGCCTTCCCTGTCACCATCAAGCATGCACTCGGCGAGACCACCATCAAGGAAGAGCCGAAACGCGTGTTGGTCATGGACTCGGAATCGGCCGACACAGCCCTTGCCCTGGGCGTGGTGCCCACATCCATCTCCAAGCAGACCTGGGGTGGCGACGAGCAGGGCTACTTCCCCTGGACTCGCCAGGCCATGGACAAGCTGGTTGATGAAACACCGGAGACCAAGCAGTTCTATTCCGAGAGCGGTGACCTGAACTTTGAAGTGATCCTGGACGAGGCGCCGGACATCATCCTGGCCCCGTACTCGGGCTTCTCCCAGGAGGACTATGCGCGGCTCAGTGAAATTGCGCCCACCCTGCCCTATGACAACAAGCCGTGGCAGCCGAGCTCATGGCAGCAAATGACCACCAGCATTGGCCAGGCGCTCGGGCGGCCGGCACGCGCGGCGGAACTCGTCACCCAGACCGAGGCCGCAGTGGAGAAGGTCAAGGCCGGACATCCCGAATTTGAGGGTGTGAGCTTCCTTTACGGCACTTACCTGCGAGAAGGCGAAACCGAGGCCGCCGTCTACGGTCCCGCAGACCCCCGGGTGAAGTTCATCAGCGACATTGGGCTGACTGTGGCACCCGATGTGGTTGCCGGCGCAGCCAAGGCCGATGCCGACTCGTTCAGTTTCGGGGTGAGCCTGGAAAAGCTTGACACGGTGGATGCCGACATTTTCATTGGCTGGGCCAGTGAACAGTCTGAGGTGGATTACTCCCTGAAGAACCCGCTCTTCTCGAAGTGGTCCGTCATCGCAGGCGGCAAGGACCTGTGGCTCACCGACAAGGCCCTCTCTTCCGCCACGCAGCGCGTCAGCGTCCTCGGCATTCCGTGGGGCATGGACGTTCTGGTTCCGCAGCTCACCGACACCATTGGCAAGTCATGA